A window from Plodia interpunctella isolate USDA-ARS_2022_Savannah chromosome 2, ilPloInte3.2, whole genome shotgun sequence encodes these proteins:
- the LOC128682032 gene encoding solute carrier organic anion transporter family member 74D-like isoform X1, which yields MTASVVATVTAGGEAGPAGPPAEDAAMKGVEATPEEQERLATGNNNGSLDCKIPTAQQVQQRSAFHSTRVFMLVFLSGWVLQGMFLTYFVSVTTTIEKLFKMESKTTGVLLAATEIGQICTALFLTYLAGRGHRPRWIACMMLILAVGVIGCVVPHMLYGTRLLDVHLDAHRAGPAPVCSQYANATICDASQFRSTETRSSITAVIIPWLFICLLVVGVGQTGIATLGIPYVDDNVGSRQSPLYMAITIGIRVIGPALGFLLGALCTRVYVNPLLDPGYDSSDPKWVGAWWLGMVFIAGFIVILSTLMFFFPRQIRQEPLPPPPKKLSEKREPFFKDFFATIKRQLTNDILMWRTASSVLHLMPISGVYSFLPKYLEKQFRLPTHDANLVSGLGGILVMGLGIITSGVVILKLVPSARQVAAWTAATAAIYSAGMVVLMFVSCPEENFRLLETGSVNSSLSCSNNCHCENVSFSPVCGQDALTYLSPCQAGCADSRQLDNSTWIYYNCSCIDDGGRGEKAMHAVEKYNLYNDLSVLEGFAVSGECSGPCNKIYAFIAIFAALMFVHASGEVGAVLLIIRCTDKHDKAMAMGVIQFAIGVFGNVPCPIIFGAAVDAACRLRDTACGLFAACASYDNHSLRHFFLGLSAGLMFLAFIMDMLVWSKAGRIDMNPSDAPRARLPRAPDTQL from the exons ATGAC GGCGAGCGTCGTCGCGACAGTCACAGCGGGAGGGGAGGCGGGTCCCGCGGGCCCTCCGGCCGAGGACGCCGCCATGAAAGGCGTCGAAGCCACTCCAGAAGAACAGGAACGATTAGCAACAGGAAACAACAATGGATCCCTTGACTGCAAGATCCCAACAGCGCAACAGGTGCAACAGCGCTCCGCGTTCCACTCCACCAGAGTGTTCATGCTGGTGTTTCTCTCGGGCTGGGTACTGCAGGGCATGTTCCTTACATATTTCGTGAGCGTCACAACTACGATAGAGAAGCTGTTTAAAATGGAGTCGAAGACGACGGGAGTGTTGCTAGCGGCGACAGAGATAGGACAGATATGTACAGCATTGTTCTTGACATACCTGGCGGGTCGAGGACATAGGCCTCGATGGATCGCTTGCATGATGCTCATATTGGCAGTGGGAGTGATCGGCTGTGTGGTGCCGCATATGCTGTACGGGACGCGGCTGTTGGATGTGCATTTGGATGCGCATAGAGCGGGTCCTGCGCCGGTGTGTTCTCAGTACGCGAACGCGACGATCTGTGACGCGAGCCAGTTCAGGAGTACCGAGACGCGGTCATCCATAACGGCGGTGATAATCCCGTGGCTCTTCATCTGTTTATTGGTGGTCGGCGTGGGGCAGACCGGCATCGCCACGCTCGGGATACCCTACGTCGATGACAACGTCGGCAGCAGGCAGTCCCCGCTTTATATGG CCATAACCATCGGCATCCGTGTGATTGGACCAGCCCTGGGTTTCCTCCTCGGCGCTCTCTGTACCAGGGTGTACGTGAACCCGCTACTGGACCCAGGCTACGATTCTAGTGATCCGAAATGGGTTGGCGCCTGGTGGCTTG GCATGGTGTTCATAGCCGGGTTCATCGTGATCCTGTCCACTCTTATGTTCTTCTTCCCGCGCCAGATCAGGCAGGAGCCGCTGCCGCCGCCTCCGAAGAAACTCTCAGAGAAACGAGAACCCTTCTTCAAAG ATTTCTTCGCGACAATAAAACGCCAGCTGACCAACGACATCCTGATGTGGCGGACAGCAAGCTCGGTCCTGCACCTGATGCCGATCAGCGGAGTCTACAGCTTCCTGCCCAAATACCTGGAGAAGCAGTTCCGTCTGCCCACGCACGATGCAAACCTTGTCTCGG GTCTTGGCGGTATTCTTGTGATGGGACTGGGCATCATCACCTCAGGAGTAGTTATTCTTAAGCTGGTTCCTTCCGCGCGGCAGGTCGCCGCCTGGACCGCCGCCACTGCCGCCATCTACAGCGCTG GCATGGTGGTGCTAATGTTCGTTAGTTGTCCAGAAGAAAACTTCAGGTTACTGGAGACGGGCAGTGTTAACTCCAGTCTATCGTGCAGCAACAACTGTCACTGTGAAAACGTGTCGTTTAGTCCTGTGTGTGGACAG GACGCCCTCACGTACCTGTCGCCGTGCCAGGCGGGGTGCGCGGACAGCCGGCAGCTGGACAACAGCACGTGGATATACTACAACTGCAGCTGCATCGACGACGGCGGCCGGGGGGAGAAGGCCATGCACGC TGTAGAAAAATACAATCTGTACAACGATCTGTCCGTGCTGGAAGGGTTTGCGGTGAGCGGCGAGTGCAGCGGCCCCTGTAACAAGATATACGCGTTTATCGCGATATTTGCGGCGCTCATGTTCGTGCACGCGAGCGGCGAAGTCGGCGCAGTCTTGCTCATTATACGGTGTACTGATAAACATG ACAAAGCAATGGCGATGGGCGTGATTCAGTTCGCGATCGGTGTGTTCGGCAACGTGCCGTGCCCCATCATCTTCGGCGCTGCCGTGGACGCGGCCTGCCGCCTGCGCGACACCGCCTGCGGACTATTCGCCGCGTGCGCCTCTTACGACAACCACAGCTTGAGACATTTCTTCCTAg GTCTATCGGCTGGCCTGATGTTCCTGGCGTTCATAATGGACATGCTGGTGTGGAGCAAGGCGGGCCGCATCGACATGAACCCCAGCgacgcgccgcgcgcgcgtcTCCCGCGCGCGCCCGACACGCAGCTCTGA
- the LOC128682032 gene encoding solute carrier organic anion transporter family member 74D-like isoform X2, translating into MKGVEATPEEQERLATGNNNGSLDCKIPTAQQVQQRSAFHSTRVFMLVFLSGWVLQGMFLTYFVSVTTTIEKLFKMESKTTGVLLAATEIGQICTALFLTYLAGRGHRPRWIACMMLILAVGVIGCVVPHMLYGTRLLDVHLDAHRAGPAPVCSQYANATICDASQFRSTETRSSITAVIIPWLFICLLVVGVGQTGIATLGIPYVDDNVGSRQSPLYMAITIGIRVIGPALGFLLGALCTRVYVNPLLDPGYDSSDPKWVGAWWLGMVFIAGFIVILSTLMFFFPRQIRQEPLPPPPKKLSEKREPFFKDFFATIKRQLTNDILMWRTASSVLHLMPISGVYSFLPKYLEKQFRLPTHDANLVSGLGGILVMGLGIITSGVVILKLVPSARQVAAWTAATAAIYSAGMVVLMFVSCPEENFRLLETGSVNSSLSCSNNCHCENVSFSPVCGQDALTYLSPCQAGCADSRQLDNSTWIYYNCSCIDDGGRGEKAMHAVEKYNLYNDLSVLEGFAVSGECSGPCNKIYAFIAIFAALMFVHASGEVGAVLLIIRCTDKHDKAMAMGVIQFAIGVFGNVPCPIIFGAAVDAACRLRDTACGLFAACASYDNHSLRHFFLGLSAGLMFLAFIMDMLVWSKAGRIDMNPSDAPRARLPRAPDTQL; encoded by the exons ATGAAAGGCGTCGAAGCCACTCCAGAAGAACAGGAACGATTAGCAACAGGAAACAACAATGGATCCCTTGACTGCAAGATCCCAACAGCGCAACAGGTGCAACAGCGCTCCGCGTTCCACTCCACCAGAGTGTTCATGCTGGTGTTTCTCTCGGGCTGGGTACTGCAGGGCATGTTCCTTACATATTTCGTGAGCGTCACAACTACGATAGAGAAGCTGTTTAAAATGGAGTCGAAGACGACGGGAGTGTTGCTAGCGGCGACAGAGATAGGACAGATATGTACAGCATTGTTCTTGACATACCTGGCGGGTCGAGGACATAGGCCTCGATGGATCGCTTGCATGATGCTCATATTGGCAGTGGGAGTGATCGGCTGTGTGGTGCCGCATATGCTGTACGGGACGCGGCTGTTGGATGTGCATTTGGATGCGCATAGAGCGGGTCCTGCGCCGGTGTGTTCTCAGTACGCGAACGCGACGATCTGTGACGCGAGCCAGTTCAGGAGTACCGAGACGCGGTCATCCATAACGGCGGTGATAATCCCGTGGCTCTTCATCTGTTTATTGGTGGTCGGCGTGGGGCAGACCGGCATCGCCACGCTCGGGATACCCTACGTCGATGACAACGTCGGCAGCAGGCAGTCCCCGCTTTATATGG CCATAACCATCGGCATCCGTGTGATTGGACCAGCCCTGGGTTTCCTCCTCGGCGCTCTCTGTACCAGGGTGTACGTGAACCCGCTACTGGACCCAGGCTACGATTCTAGTGATCCGAAATGGGTTGGCGCCTGGTGGCTTG GCATGGTGTTCATAGCCGGGTTCATCGTGATCCTGTCCACTCTTATGTTCTTCTTCCCGCGCCAGATCAGGCAGGAGCCGCTGCCGCCGCCTCCGAAGAAACTCTCAGAGAAACGAGAACCCTTCTTCAAAG ATTTCTTCGCGACAATAAAACGCCAGCTGACCAACGACATCCTGATGTGGCGGACAGCAAGCTCGGTCCTGCACCTGATGCCGATCAGCGGAGTCTACAGCTTCCTGCCCAAATACCTGGAGAAGCAGTTCCGTCTGCCCACGCACGATGCAAACCTTGTCTCGG GTCTTGGCGGTATTCTTGTGATGGGACTGGGCATCATCACCTCAGGAGTAGTTATTCTTAAGCTGGTTCCTTCCGCGCGGCAGGTCGCCGCCTGGACCGCCGCCACTGCCGCCATCTACAGCGCTG GCATGGTGGTGCTAATGTTCGTTAGTTGTCCAGAAGAAAACTTCAGGTTACTGGAGACGGGCAGTGTTAACTCCAGTCTATCGTGCAGCAACAACTGTCACTGTGAAAACGTGTCGTTTAGTCCTGTGTGTGGACAG GACGCCCTCACGTACCTGTCGCCGTGCCAGGCGGGGTGCGCGGACAGCCGGCAGCTGGACAACAGCACGTGGATATACTACAACTGCAGCTGCATCGACGACGGCGGCCGGGGGGAGAAGGCCATGCACGC TGTAGAAAAATACAATCTGTACAACGATCTGTCCGTGCTGGAAGGGTTTGCGGTGAGCGGCGAGTGCAGCGGCCCCTGTAACAAGATATACGCGTTTATCGCGATATTTGCGGCGCTCATGTTCGTGCACGCGAGCGGCGAAGTCGGCGCAGTCTTGCTCATTATACGGTGTACTGATAAACATG ACAAAGCAATGGCGATGGGCGTGATTCAGTTCGCGATCGGTGTGTTCGGCAACGTGCCGTGCCCCATCATCTTCGGCGCTGCCGTGGACGCGGCCTGCCGCCTGCGCGACACCGCCTGCGGACTATTCGCCGCGTGCGCCTCTTACGACAACCACAGCTTGAGACATTTCTTCCTAg GTCTATCGGCTGGCCTGATGTTCCTGGCGTTCATAATGGACATGCTGGTGTGGAGCAAGGCGGGCCGCATCGACATGAACCCCAGCgacgcgccgcgcgcgcgtcTCCCGCGCGCGCCCGACACGCAGCTCTGA